In the genome of Phlebotomus papatasi isolate M1 chromosome 2, Ppap_2.1, whole genome shotgun sequence, one region contains:
- the LOC129800703 gene encoding selenocysteine-specific elongation factor has protein sequence MPINLNIGILGHVDSGKTTLARALSAIASTGAFDKSPQSQERGITLDLGFSALQISIPDHLKDAAKSEEKLQYTFVDCPGHASLIRTIISGAQIIDFMILVVDIVKGLQTQTAECIVIGQLTCKKMLVVLNKIDQLEEKKKQQEIEKMTKKMKKTLENLDIRGCPVVPVSASTGENLQLLLDAIGEFSFIPQRESEKPFLFAVDHCFSTRGQGTICTGTVLQGSVRVGDEVEVAQLKLSRKVKTIQMFRTPLQEAKQGDRIGISITQFDAKSLERGFICRPGSVIQCRCGIIKLSRISFYRSSIASNTKFHITAGHETILASVLLFSGYSKFAFEEEYRFVEVNQDEDSKDENIFVLLQFKRPISVIPGILVIASKLDLDVATTSCRLAFYGKLLEATEDKDFQTNFLPRLKIFKEKTKKGTIQRVVNNSEAIAANLLKPGSREVFIGMHIQLSTGEKGTIESTFGQTSKVKLRFQEPLPQSTIDSLKSKSCPISVELHFKKYIFDRQKKIRQ, from the exons ATGCCCATAAATCTCAACATAGGAATTCTTGGGCATGTTGATTCTGGCAAGACGACTCTGGCCAGAGCCCTCAGTGCCATAGCCAGTACCGGGGCATTTGACAAGAGTCCTCAGTCCCAGGAAAGAG GAATTACCTTGGATTTGGGCTTCAGTGCTCTGCAAATCTCAATTCCGGATCACCTGAAGGATGCTGCAAAGTCTGAAGAGAAACTTCAGTATACTTTTGTGGATTGTCCTGGGCATGCAAGCCTTATCCGGACAATAATCAGTGGAGctcagataatcgactttatgATTCTGGTCGTGGATATTGTCAAGGGTCTTCAGACTCAAACGGCAGAGTGCATAGTAATCGGGCAGCTGACTTGCAAGAAGATGCTAGTGGTCCTGAACAAGATAGATCAGCTAGAGGAGAAGAAGAAGCAGCAAGAGATTGAGAAGATGAcgaagaaaatgaagaagacACTGGAAAATTTGGATATTCGAGGATGTCCAGTGGTTCCGGTTTCTGCATCAACTGGAGAGAATCTTCAGCTTCTGCTTGACGCCATtggggaattttcttttattcctcAGAGGGAGTCTGAGAAACCTTTCCTCTTTGCTGTAGATCATTGTTTTAGTACTCGTGGCCAGGGGACGATTTGCACAGGAACCGTACTCCAGGGAAGCGTCAGGGTTGGGGATGAGGTTGAAGTGGCACAGTTGAAGCTCTCCCGGAAAGTGAAAACTATCCAGATGTTCAGGACTCCTCTGCAAGAAGCCAAACAGGGTGATAGAATAGGGATCAGCATAACTCAGTTTGATGCAAAATCTCTGGAGAGAGGCTTTATCTGCCGTCCTGGAAGTGTCATCCAATGCCGCTGTGGGATTATCAAATTATCCCGGATCTCCTTCTATCGCTCATCGATAGCGTCCAACACAAAATTCCATATAACCGCTGGGCATGAGACAATCCTGGCCAGTGTTCTCTTATTCTCGGGATATTCAAAGTTTGCCTTTGAGGAAGAGTACAGATTTGTTGAAGTCAATCAGGATGAAGATTCAAAGGACGAAAACATTTTTGTACTGCTGCAGTTTAAGAGACCTATTTCTGTGATCCCTGGTATCCTGGTTATTGCTTCTAAATTGGACCTAGATGTCGCCACTACCTCCTGCAGGCTTGCCTTCTACGGGAAGCTTCTGGAAGCGACGGAAGACAAAGACTTCCAAACAAATTTCCTACCGCGACTGAAGATCTTcaaggaaaaaacaaagaaaggAACAATTCAGAGGGTCGTTAACAATTCCGAAGCAATTGCAGCTAATCTTCTAAAGCCCGGAAGCCGGGAAGTCTTCATAGGGATGCACATCCAACTGTCAACGGGGGAAAAAGGAACAATCGAAAGTACCTTCGGTCAAACTTCGAAGGTGAAACTTCGATTCCAGGAACCCCTTCCTCAATCAACAATTGACAGCCTGAAAAGCAAATCCTGTCCAATTTCCGTTGAACTCCATTTCAAGAAGTACATCTTCGATCGCCAAAAGAAAATACGCCAATAA